The following are from one region of the Deltaproteobacteria bacterium HGW-Deltaproteobacteria-6 genome:
- the rpsR gene encoding 30S ribosomal protein S18, producing MAIQNGERPSRPPQKKFFHRKKFCRFCTDSNIKIDYKNPMILNNFVTERGKIMPRRITGNCAGHQRELTVAIKRARTIAIMPFVTAEGR from the coding sequence ATGGCTATACAAAACGGCGAAAGACCATCCCGTCCGCCCCAGAAGAAATTTTTTCACAGAAAGAAATTCTGCCGCTTCTGCACGGACTCTAATATTAAGATTGATTATAAGAACCCGATGATCCTCAATAATTTTGTAACGGAACGCGGTAAAATCATGCCCAGAAGAATCACGGGCAATTGCGCCGGGCATCAAAGAGAACTGACTGTCGCGATCAAACGCGCGCGCACCATCGCCATCATGCCTTTTGTCACGGCGGAAGGCCGGTAA
- the rpsF gene encoding 30S ribosomal protein S6, which yields MLKRYEVIAIVKTDLTEEDIAAIMDKSSNIITERKGVIAKAEKWGKRRLAYEIKKQKDGFYFFIDYAGDGSIVTEMERNFKIDDRVLKFMTVTKEGAVTKEGMEAEVAVAEVKRTQIRIETNDNASANRDDRPAGDARQGRPTFRKAITREDSTTKGE from the coding sequence ATTTTGAAAAGATACGAAGTTATAGCTATTGTCAAAACGGATTTGACGGAAGAAGATATCGCCGCCATCATGGACAAATCTTCCAACATCATCACCGAACGCAAAGGGGTCATCGCCAAAGCTGAAAAATGGGGCAAACGGCGTCTGGCTTACGAAATCAAAAAACAAAAAGACGGATTTTATTTTTTCATCGACTATGCCGGTGACGGTTCCATCGTGACCGAAATGGAAAGAAATTTTAAAATTGATGATCGGGTCTTAAAATTCATGACCGTCACCAAAGAAGGCGCCGTCACCAAAGAAGGCATGGAGGCGGAAGTCGCCGTGGCGGAAGTAAAGCGCACACAGATCCGCATCGAAACAAATGATAACGCGTCGGCAAACAGAGATGACAGGCCCGCAGGCGACGCAAGGCAGGGCAGACCGACATTCAGAAAAGCAATCACACGCGAAGACAGCACAACGAAAGGGGAATAA